From the Selenomonas timonae genome, one window contains:
- a CDS encoding MBL fold metallo-hydrolase, with amino-acid sequence MEVTYLLNSGFLVRVDDVLLVFDAFDDPAGVLPQALEHERYERLYFFASHAHFDHFNPNITRFSAKATRYLLSKDIRAHGGAALMPPELTSWIGVYDTWKDDRIAVTSFSSTDEGTSFLVEVNGKALFHAGDFNWWDWTGDTSENRKLAENAFRKQMKRLAGRSFDLAFFPVDGRLGPSMERGAKVFCAETHPKALVTMHSVGYPAWQPSADFFEEGRGIPVWSPQTAGERHSF; translated from the coding sequence ATGGAAGTAACTTATTTGCTGAACAGCGGATTTCTTGTCCGCGTGGACGATGTGCTGCTGGTCTTCGACGCATTTGACGATCCTGCAGGCGTGCTGCCGCAGGCCTTGGAACACGAACGCTACGAGCGGCTGTACTTCTTCGCCTCTCATGCGCATTTTGACCACTTCAATCCGAATATCACACGCTTTTCTGCCAAGGCGACGCGTTATCTCTTGAGCAAGGATATTCGTGCCCACGGGGGCGCTGCACTCATGCCGCCGGAACTGACGAGCTGGATCGGCGTCTATGATACGTGGAAGGACGACCGTATTGCAGTCACATCCTTTTCCTCGACGGACGAGGGGACATCTTTCCTCGTCGAGGTGAATGGAAAGGCGCTCTTCCACGCCGGTGACTTCAACTGGTGGGATTGGACGGGGGACACGAGCGAGAACCGAAAACTCGCAGAGAATGCATTTCGCAAGCAGATGAAGCGCCTTGCAGGCCGCTCCTTCGACCTTGCCTTCTTCCCCGTGGACGGGCGTCTCGGTCCCTCGATGGAGCGCGGTGCAAAGGTATTCTGCGCCGAGACGCATCCGAAGGCGCTCGTCACGATGCACTCCGTCGGCTATCCTGCGTGGCAGCCATCTGCGGATTTCTTCGAGGAGGGGCGTGGGATTCCCGTCTGGTCACCGCAGACGGCGGGCGAGCGGCATTCTTTTTGA
- a CDS encoding aminopeptidase: MNTEILQKYAALVIRVGVNLQEDQPLVIHAPISCADFVHALAEEAYAAGAYDVAVNWNDEEFAHIRFRQAKAERFREFPAWRKAFYEDHAERNAAFISIAASNPDIFSDVDPKRLTDASMAAGKALMDYRARLMSNKNTWCVASVPTTAWARKVFPDCSPEEAVEKLWAAILSAARISETENPISAWHAHIERLQQRTAFLNAHAFTELHYRNGLGTDLRIALPEGHIWMGGAERSAAGTLFAANIPTEEVYTMPKRTGVNGTVFASKPLHYNGNLIEDFSLTFRDGRVVDYRAQRGREHLKELLETDEGASYLGEVALVPHDSPISQSGILFYNTLFDENASCHLALGKAYPTCIENGENMTEDELRKHDVNHSLVHEDFMIGTADLTVVGRKRSGETVTIMEHGNFAF; this comes from the coding sequence ATGAATACAGAGATACTCCAAAAATACGCTGCACTCGTCATTCGCGTCGGCGTCAACCTACAGGAAGATCAGCCGCTTGTCATCCATGCGCCGATCTCCTGCGCGGACTTCGTGCACGCACTGGCGGAGGAAGCCTATGCGGCCGGGGCATATGATGTTGCCGTCAACTGGAACGACGAAGAATTCGCCCACATCCGCTTCCGACAGGCGAAGGCGGAGCGGTTCCGTGAATTCCCCGCATGGCGCAAGGCGTTCTATGAGGATCATGCCGAGCGCAATGCCGCATTCATCTCGATTGCGGCGTCGAATCCCGATATCTTTTCGGATGTTGATCCGAAGCGCCTCACAGATGCGAGCATGGCTGCGGGAAAGGCACTCATGGACTACCGTGCGCGCCTGATGAGCAATAAAAACACGTGGTGTGTGGCCTCTGTACCTACAACGGCATGGGCGCGCAAGGTGTTCCCCGACTGTTCCCCCGAGGAGGCGGTCGAAAAACTCTGGGCGGCGATTCTGAGCGCCGCGCGCATTTCCGAGACGGAGAACCCGATATCTGCGTGGCATGCGCATATCGAGCGCCTGCAGCAGCGGACGGCCTTTCTCAATGCACACGCCTTCACGGAACTTCACTATCGCAATGGACTCGGCACGGATCTGCGCATTGCCCTGCCCGAGGGGCATATCTGGATGGGCGGTGCGGAGCGCTCGGCGGCGGGGACACTCTTTGCGGCAAACATACCGACGGAGGAAGTATATACAATGCCAAAGCGCACGGGTGTCAACGGCACTGTATTTGCATCGAAGCCGCTCCACTACAACGGCAACCTGATTGAGGATTTCAGCCTCACGTTCCGTGACGGGAGGGTTGTCGATTATCGTGCGCAGCGGGGGCGTGAACATCTAAAGGAGCTCTTGGAAACGGACGAGGGAGCTTCCTATCTGGGTGAAGTGGCACTGGTGCCGCATGATTCGCCGATCTCGCAGAGCGGGATTCTCTTCTACAATACGCTGTTCGATGAGAACGCCTCTTGCCACCTTGCACTTGGGAAGGCATATCCAACCTGCATTGAGAACGGCGAAAACATGACAGAAGATGAACTGCGTAAACACGATGTAAATCACTCCCTCGTGCATGAGGACTTTATGATCGGCACAGCTGATCTTACAGTCGTCGGTCGAAAACGCTCCGGTGAGACGGTCACGATCATGGAGCACGGCAACTTTGCCTTTTGA
- a CDS encoding HAD family hydrolase has protein sequence MDIRGVVFDVDDTLYDMLQPFLGAYRELCGERYDLPVQELFLAFRRHSDDRFVDSQTGKMTMEELYIYRVRMMLRDYDIDVTDEEALAFQRLYMDLQYRICLSPVMQDLLDALHSRAAIGIITNGESRHQRNKLRSLNVSPWVPEEHIIVSGDLPFRKPDVRIFREMEHRLHLAPEHLIYVGDAFDLDMVGAQQAGWQSVWFNHRRRSIPENSNIRPNAEVHTEEELAAVLKEYLRK, from the coding sequence ATGGATATACGCGGTGTAGTATTTGATGTCGATGACACACTCTATGATATGTTACAACCATTCCTCGGTGCCTATCGGGAACTCTGCGGGGAGCGGTATGATTTGCCCGTGCAGGAACTCTTTTTGGCGTTTCGCCGACACAGCGATGATCGCTTTGTGGATTCGCAGACCGGCAAAATGACGATGGAGGAGCTCTATATCTATCGCGTGCGCATGATGTTGCGCGATTATGACATCGATGTGACGGATGAAGAGGCATTGGCGTTTCAGCGGCTCTATATGGATCTGCAGTACCGCATCTGTCTCTCGCCCGTGATGCAGGATCTGCTTGATGCGCTGCACAGCCGCGCCGCCATCGGCATCATTACGAACGGGGAATCCCGCCATCAGCGGAATAAGCTGCGCTCCCTCAACGTCTCTCCATGGGTGCCGGAGGAGCATATCATTGTCTCGGGCGACCTTCCGTTCCGCAAGCCGGACGTGCGCATCTTCCGCGAGATGGAGCACCGTCTGCACCTCGCACCGGAGCATCTGATCTATGTGGGCGATGCCTTCGATCTGGACATGGTCGGCGCACAGCAGGCGGGCTGGCAGTCCGTCTGGTTCAACCACCGTCGTCGTTCCATTCCTGAGAACAGTAATATCCGTCCGAATGCCGAGGTGCATACGGAGGAGGAACTCGCCGCCGTGCTCAAGGAATATCTTAGAAAATAA
- the dtd gene encoding D-aminoacyl-tRNA deacylase — translation MRAVVTRVKEASVKIEGKICGQIETGYLILLGIAPEDTAEDATHLAEKIVHLRVFSDEAGKMNRALAEVNGSVLVISQFTLFADLKKRRPGFSKAAKPEIAIPLYEEFMAQLEARDVHVERGEFGADMQVYSLNDGPVTLLFDTNEV, via the coding sequence TTGCGCGCTGTAGTCACACGAGTCAAAGAAGCGTCTGTTAAAATCGAGGGAAAAATCTGCGGTCAGATCGAGACGGGCTATCTGATCCTACTCGGCATAGCGCCGGAGGATACAGCGGAGGATGCAACACATCTCGCGGAGAAAATCGTGCATCTGCGCGTGTTTTCCGATGAGGCGGGGAAGATGAACCGCGCGCTTGCCGAGGTAAACGGCTCCGTTCTTGTCATCTCGCAGTTCACGCTGTTTGCCGATCTCAAAAAGCGACGGCCGGGGTTCTCGAAGGCGGCAAAGCCAGAGATCGCCATCCCTCTGTATGAGGAGTTCATGGCGCAGCTCGAAGCGCGTGATGTGCATGTTGAGCGCGGGGAGTTCGGCGCGGATATGCAGGTGTATTCGCTCAACGACGGTCCCGTGACACTCCTCTTCGATACGAATGAGGTATAG
- a CDS encoding YitT family protein yields the protein MTHDLHMRVLGHRVMRYAGITLGCLIASCAINLFLIPAHLLTGGATGIAMIVYYLFGLPIGLQTFLYNIPLLFMAWKLMGKAYTIDIIIGTAIFSFFLDFTRPLNAYAPVTDMMLTTVYGGVFAGLGYGLVFRMNGSTGGFDILAAIVRKYYDLHMGGVLFSMNCLIMLIAAFLFGMAPAMFTLIYMFINATVVDKIVAGFNHRKAVLIISDKHREIAESIIDQMHRGVTFLHGQGAYTRRERNVVFVAVGTTQVGKLKFIVHNVDPHAFVIIMSANEVMGRGFGRINQNDASASDNNYEDEKERR from the coding sequence ATGACACATGATCTGCACATGCGCGTACTCGGGCACCGCGTCATGCGCTATGCCGGAATTACGCTCGGCTGCCTGATCGCAAGCTGTGCAATCAACCTCTTCCTGATTCCGGCGCATCTCCTGACGGGCGGTGCGACGGGTATCGCGATGATCGTCTACTACCTCTTCGGGCTGCCGATCGGACTGCAGACCTTCCTTTATAATATCCCGCTGCTCTTCATGGCGTGGAAGCTGATGGGAAAGGCATATACGATCGACATCATCATCGGCACAGCGATCTTCTCCTTCTTTCTCGACTTTACACGGCCGCTCAATGCTTACGCGCCTGTGACCGACATGATGCTCACAACCGTCTACGGCGGTGTGTTTGCGGGGCTCGGTTACGGTCTTGTCTTCCGTATGAACGGCAGCACGGGCGGTTTCGACATCCTTGCCGCCATCGTGCGGAAATACTATGATCTGCATATGGGCGGCGTCCTCTTCTCGATGAACTGCCTGATTATGCTCATTGCAGCGTTCCTGTTCGGCATGGCACCCGCGATGTTTACGCTCATCTATATGTTCATCAATGCGACAGTTGTGGATAAGATCGTCGCGGGCTTCAACCACCGCAAGGCGGTGCTCATCATCTCGGATAAGCACAGGGAGATTGCAGAGAGCATCATCGACCAAATGCATCGCGGTGTCACGTTCCTGCATGGACAGGGAGCGTACACACGCCGTGAGCGTAACGTCGTCTTCGTTGCAGTCGGTACGACGCAGGTCGGCAAGCTGAAGTTTATCGTGCACAATGTCGATCCCCATGCCTTCGTCATCATCATGTCTGCAAACGAGGTTATGGGTCGCGGCTTCGGGCGCATCAATCAGAACGATGCCTCGGCATCGGATAATAATTATGAGGACGAGAAGGAGAGGAGATGA
- the greA gene encoding transcription elongation factor GreA has product MTEKKVMLTEDGYNKLVEKLNYLKSVRRIEVAERLKAAIALGDLSENSEYDDAKNEQAFLEGEIQELETKIRNSDIIQAGDGKTVTMGSRVTVKDLEFDEEETFLIVGSTEADPDEGKISNESPLGMALLGQNIDHVVSVNAPAGIIQYKIMDIKK; this is encoded by the coding sequence ATGACAGAGAAGAAGGTCATGCTGACCGAGGACGGCTACAACAAGCTCGTTGAAAAGCTCAACTATCTCAAGAGCGTCCGTCGGATCGAGGTCGCCGAACGCCTCAAGGCGGCGATTGCCCTCGGCGATCTCTCCGAGAACTCGGAATACGATGACGCAAAGAATGAGCAGGCATTTCTCGAGGGCGAGATTCAGGAGCTCGAGACGAAGATCCGCAACTCCGACATCATCCAGGCGGGCGACGGCAAGACTGTTACGATGGGCAGCCGCGTGACTGTGAAGGATCTGGAATTCGATGAGGAGGAGACCTTCCTCATCGTCGGCTCGACGGAGGCGGATCCCGACGAGGGGAAGATCTCGAACGAGTCTCCGCTCGGCATGGCGCTGCTTGGGCAGAACATCGACCATGTGGTCAGTGTCAATGCACCGGCGGGCATCATTCAGTACAAGATCATGGACATTAAGAAGTAA
- a CDS encoding M18 family aminopeptidase — protein sequence MTFEEKSCAEDLISFINRSTSPYHVVEQSNGALPAVPLFGAEGIRARQCYYFPLYNTGTLIISIGENPRGPLRIACAHTDFPCLRVKPNPVLKEHGYGKLNAEVYGGMIRNTWMDRPLSLAGAVALRSNDVFAPTLRLVDFRRPLMIVPNLAIHMNRKVNEGVELKPQKDLLPLLFQSDGEGEDDAQKLLNLLAEELDVQAENILSYDLNAYPYEQGCLLGCEDVFLSSPRLDNLSSVKACLDALRDFDGDGIRVAAFFDNEEVGSRTKQGAGSTALAMILEHVYDVIGLERREYLAKILEGFCLSVDVAHALHPNAPEKADPTNHPLLGGGVVLKVASNQSYAGDPEAFAVVAGLCERDDIPYQVFTNHSDAPGGATLGSILSTQIPMRTMDIGAPILGMHSARETMGTTDQMALTRLIRSFFSV from the coding sequence ATGACATTTGAGGAAAAAAGCTGTGCCGAGGATTTGATTTCATTTATCAATCGGTCGACATCCCCGTATCATGTGGTAGAGCAGAGCAACGGTGCGTTGCCGGCTGTACCCCTGTTTGGAGCAGAGGGCATACGCGCGCGGCAGTGCTATTATTTCCCGCTCTATAACACGGGCACGCTCATCATCTCGATCGGTGAGAACCCGCGCGGACCTCTGCGCATTGCGTGCGCGCATACGGACTTTCCTTGTCTGCGCGTGAAGCCGAATCCCGTGCTCAAGGAGCATGGTTACGGCAAGCTGAACGCCGAGGTATACGGTGGGATGATCCGCAATACGTGGATGGATCGCCCGCTCTCTCTGGCGGGCGCGGTCGCCCTGCGCAGCAATGACGTATTCGCGCCAACGCTGCGGCTCGTGGATTTTCGCCGTCCGCTCATGATTGTGCCGAATCTCGCGATTCACATGAACCGAAAGGTGAACGAGGGCGTTGAGCTGAAACCGCAGAAGGATCTGCTGCCGCTCCTTTTCCAAAGTGATGGAGAGGGCGAGGATGATGCGCAAAAACTGCTGAATCTGCTCGCTGAGGAGCTGGATGTTCAGGCAGAGAATATCCTCTCCTATGACCTGAATGCCTATCCGTATGAGCAGGGGTGTCTTCTGGGCTGTGAGGATGTCTTCCTCTCATCGCCGCGTCTGGACAATCTCTCCTCGGTCAAGGCGTGCCTTGATGCTCTCCGAGATTTTGACGGGGACGGCATACGCGTCGCGGCATTCTTCGATAATGAGGAGGTGGGGAGCCGCACGAAGCAGGGAGCGGGATCGACGGCACTCGCCATGATATTGGAGCATGTCTACGATGTGATCGGACTTGAGCGCAGGGAATATCTTGCAAAGATTCTCGAAGGCTTCTGTCTGTCGGTAGACGTTGCCCACGCACTTCATCCGAATGCGCCCGAAAAAGCCGATCCGACGAATCACCCCCTGCTCGGCGGCGGTGTTGTCCTAAAGGTCGCATCCAATCAGTCCTATGCCGGAGATCCCGAGGCGTTTGCCGTTGTCGCAGGACTCTGTGAGCGGGATGATATCCCGTATCAGGTCTTTACAAATCATTCGGATGCGCCGGGCGGTGCGACGCTTGGCTCGATTCTGTCAACGCAGATCCCGATGCGCACGATGGACATCGGCGCACCGATCCTCGGCATGCACTCCGCACGCGAGACGATGGGGACGACAGACCAGATGGCGCTCACACGTCTGATTCGCTCTTTTTTCTCTGTCTAG
- a CDS encoding GIY-YIG nuclease family protein, whose product MNYAYLLLCADDSIYAGWTNDLQKRLHAHNEGHGAKYTRGRRPVRLAYAEAFATKEEAQSRECQFKKLRRTERLSLIRAGQDDAQTRALIEAVNTGKL is encoded by the coding sequence ATGAACTACGCATATCTTTTATTGTGTGCGGATGACAGCATCTATGCAGGTTGGACGAACGACCTGCAGAAGCGTCTGCACGCACACAATGAAGGGCATGGTGCGAAGTACACGCGCGGGCGCAGACCTGTCCGCCTCGCCTACGCCGAGGCATTTGCCACGAAAGAGGAAGCGCAGAGCAGGGAGTGTCAGTTCAAGAAGCTGCGCCGAACGGAGCGCCTCTCGCTCATTCGTGCAGGACAGGACGATGCGCAGACAAGAGCGCTGATCGAAGCGGTCAATACAGGAAAACTATAA
- a CDS encoding peptidylprolyl isomerase, which translates to MGKKFYLLTLGIAVAVIAVLFAAHSGSAGMSFNMLLDQNKGENRAVANRIAEFTTNKGTFEVELFEDKAPITTKNFIDLVEKGFYDGLIFHRVIDGFMIQGGDPKGNGTGGPGYTIPDEFDPALKHDDEGILSMANAGPNTGGSQFFITLAATPWLDNHHAVFGKVVEGMDVVRDIGHTQTGYGDRPVHDVVIEKITIKDAK; encoded by the coding sequence ATGGGGAAGAAATTTTATCTCTTGACACTCGGCATTGCCGTCGCGGTCATCGCTGTATTGTTTGCGGCGCACAGCGGGAGTGCAGGGATGTCATTCAATATGCTTTTGGATCAGAATAAAGGAGAGAACAGAGCTGTGGCAAATCGCATTGCAGAATTTACGACAAACAAGGGGACCTTCGAGGTGGAGCTCTTCGAGGACAAGGCACCCATTACGACGAAGAACTTCATCGACCTCGTGGAAAAGGGCTTCTATGACGGACTGATCTTCCACCGCGTCATTGACGGCTTTATGATTCAGGGCGGCGATCCGAAGGGCAACGGGACGGGCGGCCCCGGCTACACGATTCCCGATGAGTTCGATCCCGCGCTGAAGCATGACGACGAGGGTATTCTCTCGATGGCAAATGCAGGTCCGAATACGGGCGGCAGTCAGTTCTTCATCACGCTTGCCGCAACGCCGTGGCTCGACAACCATCATGCTGTCTTCGGCAAGGTCGTCGAGGGCATGGACGTCGTGCGCGACATCGGCCACACGCAGACCGGTTATGGCGATCGTCCCGTGCACGATGTCGTGATTGAGAAGATTACGATCAAAGACGCGAAATGA
- the lysS gene encoding lysine--tRNA ligase: MAEERENQATEQDLNEMMRVRREKMDAFRAMGVAPFGHRFEVTDYAADLKERYDYLAEDEEGKEVRIAGRLMAIRGHGKASFSTLNDRTGNIQVYFKMDVLGERKYKEEFKRLDIGDIIGIRGVVFKTRRGEITVRVEDFDLLSKSLRPLPEKFHGLKDVDTRYRQRYLDLMVNHEVRETFRKRTKIIQSIRRYLDERDYLEVETPVLSTLAGGAAARPFITHHNALDIDLYLRIATELSLKRLIVGGLDRVYEMGRIFRNEGMDVRHNPEFTSIEIYQAFADHRDLMAITEGIVRQAAEDVLGTTQITYQGVDIDLNNVRTISMNDAVREATGKDFLSCETVEEARAMAREIGVPFEERHGIGGILNAAFEEKVEESLMQPTFITGHPTEISPLAKRNADDPRITDRFEFFVYGRELANGFTELNDPIDQEQRFMEQLEQREAGDAEAHVMDRDFITALEYGLPPTGGLGIGVDRLVMLLTDSASIRDVLLFPTMKPLAE, from the coding sequence ATGGCTGAAGAAAGAGAAAATCAGGCGACAGAGCAGGATCTCAATGAGATGATGCGCGTCCGCCGTGAAAAGATGGACGCATTCCGCGCGATGGGGGTTGCTCCATTTGGTCATCGCTTCGAGGTCACGGACTATGCTGCCGATCTCAAGGAGCGCTATGACTATCTGGCGGAAGACGAAGAGGGGAAGGAAGTTCGCATTGCGGGACGTCTGATGGCGATACGCGGACATGGCAAGGCTTCCTTCTCGACCCTCAATGACCGCACGGGGAACATACAGGTGTATTTCAAGATGGATGTCCTCGGCGAACGCAAGTACAAAGAGGAGTTCAAGCGTCTTGACATCGGCGACATCATCGGGATTCGCGGCGTGGTCTTCAAGACGCGGCGCGGTGAGATTACCGTGCGCGTCGAGGACTTTGACCTACTCTCGAAGTCGCTGCGCCCCCTGCCCGAGAAGTTCCACGGCCTCAAGGACGTGGATACGCGCTATCGTCAGCGCTATCTCGATCTCATGGTCAATCATGAGGTGCGTGAGACCTTCCGCAAGCGCACGAAGATCATTCAGTCCATCCGCCGCTATCTGGACGAGCGGGACTATCTCGAGGTTGAGACGCCCGTACTCTCAACGCTCGCGGGCGGCGCTGCGGCACGTCCCTTCATCACGCATCACAACGCTCTCGACATCGACCTCTATCTCCGCATCGCAACTGAACTGAGTCTCAAGCGGCTCATTGTCGGGGGGCTCGACCGCGTCTATGAGATGGGGCGGATCTTCCGCAACGAGGGCATGGACGTACGGCACAATCCGGAGTTCACCTCCATCGAGATCTATCAGGCATTTGCCGACCACCGCGACCTCATGGCAATCACGGAGGGGATTGTTCGTCAGGCGGCAGAGGATGTGCTCGGCACCACGCAGATCACGTATCAGGGCGTCGATATCGACCTGAACAACGTCCGCACGATTAGCATGAACGATGCAGTCCGCGAGGCGACGGGGAAGGACTTCCTCTCCTGTGAGACCGTCGAGGAGGCGCGTGCAATGGCGCGTGAGATTGGCGTTCCCTTCGAGGAGCGGCACGGCATTGGCGGCATTCTCAACGCCGCATTTGAGGAAAAGGTGGAGGAGTCGCTGATGCAGCCGACCTTCATCACGGGGCATCCGACCGAGATCTCGCCGCTGGCAAAGCGCAATGCCGACGATCCGCGCATCACGGATCGCTTCGAGTTCTTCGTCTACGGCCGCGAACTCGCGAACGGCTTCACGGAGCTGAACGATCCGATCGATCAGGAGCAGCGCTTCATGGAGCAGCTCGAGCAGCGTGAGGCAGGGGATGCCGAGGCGCATGTCATGGATCGGGATTTCATCACGGCACTCGAGTACGGACTCCCGCCGACAGGCGGACTCGGCATCGGTGTCGACCGCCTCGTCATGCTTCTGACGGACAGCGCATCGATCCGCGATGTCCTGCTCTTCCCGACGATGAAGCCGCTCGCAGA